The Apium graveolens cultivar Ventura chromosome 10, ASM990537v1, whole genome shotgun sequence nucleotide sequence GATCCAGTGCAAGGTAGTGATCAGACACATACGAGTTATTGGAATAGAATTTGGAAATGTTTTGAAGAAAATAAAGGTGGAATTACAAGTGAAAGAACTGCTAATTCGCTGTGCAATAGATGGTGTACAATCAACGAAAAAGTTGCCAAATTTATCGGATTTTACAACCAAATTTGTGGAAGAAATCAAAGTGGGTCAAATGAACAAGATAAGGtactaaatattttttttcactTATGTTTTATTCTAAAATGCTGCCATGACTTATAACTTGCGATGGGTTGTTGATGATTATGCACAATTAGGCATTTGTTTAATTAGTTACTGATGAATGCTGGGCTATTTTTCATATATAATTTAAGTAACAGATGTGTTTTGTTGAGTTGATTGGAGATTCAATTAGTTTTAGTGGTCCATCCTTGTCCTTGTAGATATGGATAATACTCTGCAGGTCTCTTTTTGATTTGGTATCAGGCCTACAAATTAGAACTGAACTAGAGAAATATAAAGAAATTAGCAAGTTCCATTTATACTTAAAAGTGATTTTCATATATTCTGAACCATATGTAACACAAGTTCCTTTATACTTTGCATAGTTGTATCAATTCGCAAGTTAGCAAAAATAAGATATGCAAAAGAAACTCAAGTACACAGGCAGACACTGGCACTGGCATATGTACAGAAGTTGGACATTTATACATTGTAGTTTTGCTTCATTAGAATATTTAATAATCAATATTTTGTTTTGCTTTCGTTTTTCAAAAACAAATTTATAATAGAACAATGCGTGCATTAGAATAGGAAATAAACACAAAGTATGGACTGGTTGCTGTGGTTTAAGGACTTTGTTGCGTTATCTGGCATATGTCGTTATCAGAATGCTTGTACGATCATTTCATATGCTTGCTACAAGTTCATGATCAGTTCAGATGCTTGTACACTTATGCGCTAGCTAACAACCAGAATTGCGGCGTAAAATAATAAGCTGCTTGTGGACTTCAGTAATAAATATACTAATATAGCAGTGACTTCAGTAAATCATGATTAAAATATAGGATTTGCATATATTTATGTGACAACAGGCTATTTAGAGGATCTGATTTTTTCTATATGTCATAACAATGCAGGTGGACCAAGCTATTGAGATGTACGAGAGAATAATGAAAGAGAAATTTATGTTCATGCGTCATTGGAACTCATTGAGATTTTCTCCAAAATATCAAGCTAGTTTGGCAAAGAAAAATAAACCAACTAAGGATAGAGAAACTTCTTCACCATCTGTTGATAGTCAGCATCCCACAGGCCTAGAATCCGATGAAATGATGGAACGTCCAGTTGGAAGGAAGGCTGCTAAGAAGTTGAAAAGAGCTATAAATGAGACGAAGGATGAAGAAGGCTTGGAACTTCTTAAAACAATGCAGAAAGATGCATTGGCTATTGCTTCTTCAAGAAGTGAAGCTGTTCAAATGAGCTTGCAACTTCAGAAGGAAATGATGCACTTACAAAAAGAGGAGTTGCAACTGCGTTTAGCTAAAGAGGAGCGAGAAAGACAGAAAGAAGACCGAGAGAGGCAGATTTATGAAGCATCCATCATGGCAATGGATACCAGTAAGATGCTACCAGATCAAGCTAAATACTATGATGCCCTTAAAGCTAGGATCATGAGAAACATATCATAGTTATGTAACTGATTTTAATATTCGACTATTATATTTTTTACTAAATGTGATGTTCCTTATTGTTCAAAAGAAAATTACATAGACAATTATGAAAACCTATTATATTGGAAAATACATAACAAACATGAAAGGAAATTATAAAACAATTATAtaataaagatttaattcatgtcaCCGCCATGAATCTGCCAAAGATGCTCCACAAGATCATTTTGCAGCTGAACATGAGCTTGTTTGTCTCGAATCTGCTGGTGCACTTGTATGAACTCTCTAAGGGTACTTGGATGACGTGGTTCTCTTTCAACACTTGATTCAGCATTTGTATCAAACTGTTCTTCTTCCgtatgtaattctctttcatcTTCAATGATCATGTTATGTAATATAATGCAGCTTGTCATAATATATTTCATTGTGGCCACATCCCAAAATTGTGAAGGTCCGCGAATCATTGCAAATCGAGATTGTAACACTCCAAATGCTCTTTCAACATCTTTTCTAACAGATTCTTGTGCAtttgcaaaatatttttttttgttacCTTGCGGTTTAGAAATAGTTTTGACAAAAGCAAGATAATATCCCATGTTATATTCATGCCCGTTAATGGTATACCTCACTTCAGGTCCACAACCTTCTGCTAATTCTTCAAACAAATGAGATCGATCTAATACATTAATATCATTTAATGATCCCGGTAACCCAAAAAAAGAATGCCAAATCCACAAGTCTTTTGAAGCTATTGCTTCTAATATAATAGTTGGTTCATGAACATGACCTGTATACATACCTTGCCAACCAGTTGGACAATTTTTCCACTTCCAGTGTATACAGTCAATACTGCCCAACATTCCCGGAAAGCCCCGCTGCTCATTTTCAGCTAACAATCTAGCCACGTCTCCCTCATTTGGTCGTCTTAAATATTCAGCTCCAAAGACTTCAACGATTGCTTTAACAAATCTTCTTAGACTCTCTATTGCTGTACTTTCACCAATTCGAACATAATCATCAACAGCATCAGCTGCCGTTCCGTATGCAAGCATCCTAAGTGCAGCTGTCACTTTCTGGAGTGATGATAGTCCACGCATTCCCACAGCATCAGTTCGTTGAGTGAAATAATTATCATGAGTTGTAACCGCTTCTTCGATTCGTAAAAACAATGGTCTACGCATTCGAAATCTTCTACGAAATTGTGTATTTGTATACGTAGGTATATCAGAAAAATAATCACGATATAGTCTAGCATGACCTTCTTCTCTATTCCGATCAATTACACGATGATTCATTGTGGAGCCACCATGATGCGAGCCAGAATTTGCTCTTTGTTGATGACGAAGGTAAGCAACACTCATTCTCATTCTTGCTTCATGCTCTTCTTCTTCCGCTTGCATAATATCAAGAATCATTCGTGTGGTGTTTTCCATTACAAAAAAGTATTTTAGAAGTGTGAATGTATTTGAATTTATGGAAATTTGTGTTTTATTCAATTCTGAATTTTGCTatttataagaataaaaatataGCCGTTAGAATATAGTCGTTGGAATATAGCCGTTGTAATATAGCCGTTGAAATATGACCGTTGGAATATaatcatttgaatttcaaaataataaaatactGTTTTTGAAATATAGCTAACCATTATAGCTAACACCATTAGAGCACAACACCTTACAGCTTCGGCAAATTTAACAtaatcattattttatattattttagctAACCATTTTAGCTAGCACCCTTGGAGATGCTCTAAGATGGTCTTTTTTGTCTACTTCCCAACTCAGAAAGGTGGTGGAACTATTGATCTTAGCCTTGCCTTACAAATACCTCAACAATTAGGCTTAATAACTTTTTAAACCTCAAACTTTGCACCAATATACCTATCAGCCCCTGTAGTTTATTACCGTACTTTTTTGCCCCCAGGTACTGAAAACGTAACCTTTTTACCCTTAGACCGGCCGGTTTTCACCCGGTTTTTTCCCGGTCCAAGGGTAAAAAAGCACAATTTGGATACCTGAGGGCTAAAAAGGTACGCTTTTAAACTTCAGGATTTTATGAGTACACTGGTGCAATCTTTGAGGCCGAAAAGGTCATTAAGCTTTTATCTTATTATTACTTACTTTCACTTTGTTTTCCATTAACAACATTGTTGTTGCTTCTGTAAACCCTTTGTTTTTTGATCCTTTCTTATTCAAATGTTTTGGTTGAGTTGATTGACTTGAATCTTATAATCTTCTACTTCTATGGTAATTGGATAATTGCATCTTTTTCCTTATGAGATATTTGTGTTATGGTACAATATTTTTGTAATTGCAATTTGTGATTGTTAATAGGATACTCTTGGGGCATACTGGTGTTTGACTATATTAGATGACCCATCTGAAAGTATTGATACGTATCAGTTCGCTCTATATATTCACTGTTAAAAGTATTTAGATGTACTGTAAAGAACTAATTAGGGAGGTTAAATAAATCTGGGAAAGCTACTAAACAAGACGAACCATCTAGATTGAACCGGATAAATTTATTGATCATCAGTTTGCTCTAATTTTGGTGTCATGTAATGGAAACCCGGCAAAGTTATTTggtttttatatatttatttactaATATGCAGTACACGACTGGTTGATGTAGCATGGACTTGGCTGTTGTTTCCATCCGGACATGTGTTTTATGCAACTTTTGAAAGTTTTCTAAAATTTGTAATTCAGTTACCACCATCACTTGTTATCCGAACTAGTTAGTAGCTACGAGTTCTGTCTTGAGGTGTCGTGGCGGTTAAACCTTATATGGGCAGTTGTTTTTAGAATGGTCATCCTGATCCCCGTTTACTATGAATGGTCATCATCCATAGTGTGGAGGTAGTATGTTTTATTTATGTAGGAAATTGTATATTCAGTTGTGGCTTATGAGTCATGTCTGTTCAGAGCTATCTAATCAGTCCTTTGTGTCAGAATAACATGGCTCAGTCTGCTGTTACTGTTGTCATGGTGTCTCTCTTTGAAAAGCTTTAAGGATTCAATTGATAATGTCTTATTCCTTCGTAATGCAAACATATAATTCAGACAAGGGTATGCCCACGCCCCACAGGCTTCTGTTGATCCACAGTTTAACTCAAAGAGGGGTCTTTTTTCCAAAATGTGGCTTCCACTTGGGAGAGTTGGTCTTATAACCATCATATTTGCTCTATTTTAATACTGTGATCTTCAACCAAGACATGTGGTATATGTTTGATTTACGATGGATGATGTTGTGGAGTAATTCTCCTGTTATTTGCTTTTGTTGCTACAGAATGCATTACGGCAGCAAAGATTTGTGCGGGAAGTTACAACCTTTGTAATGAGCCTTGGTATGATTTGGGCCTTTTATTGATTATATGTAGGTTTAATGACCTTTTAGCCCTTCAAGTATAGCCCGGTGTACCCATAGGcccttaaattttaaaaactttCCTTTTCGCCACTCGGGTATCAAAAATATACCTATAAACccttttttctatttttattcCATTAATACCCTTACAAGATATATACCACTTAGCCCTTTAGGTATTAGACCACATAGATCCTTAAATTTTAAGTTCTACCTAATGTTCAGAAAGTTTGGAGAAATATTCGTACCATGTAGGCACACCGACAAGCTGCTAGCTGGAATATATTCATAAACTAGAAGCTTCTCATCCATGGAGTAGTAATAGGCACATAGTGGCACAATATTAGGATGTCGGCTAATCTTCCCCAGAATCTCCATATGCTGTTTAAACTCTCTCTTTGATACACCAACTTCATTTAATCTTTTCACCACCACAGTGATTCCTTCATCCAAAACAGCTTTATAGGTTGTTCCGTTGCTTCCCTTACCAAGAACTTCAGCCGACGGATGATATAAATCTTCCAGATTGAAGGTATAGGTACTCCTCAGACTTTTTATTTTCCAAATATTGTTCATGTTGTGAGCCATAACAGAACATGGTCTTACATGGTGCACATTCAAGGACTGGACAACCGAGTAATACTTTTTGGTCAGAACTTTTACAATTACAGACTTTTCTGTTCTTAGCAAATGTGAGGCTATGAGGATGAAGTTTGTCTATAGTAATATTAGTAGCTCCAAACTTGATTTTTGAGTACGTAAGAGAACTTGATAACTCAAAACACGATCCTATATGAAATGAAAGATCACAATCTCTGCAATGATAGAACCATAAGTTTTTGTCTTTACCTCCGGAGCAATACTCACAATTGAAGTCGTGTTCATGCTCCGAGACCATACCAGGATCATATATCAAGTGAAGCGGATAACGATCCCACTTGTGTTTAAATGTTTTTGGCCTCATAATACATTTTACACAAATATAGAAATCACTACATTTTGCGCACCGATACTGCAGATATCCAGTAAAATCTGATCCACATGCCTTGCATTCACGACCTGTCTTAACTTGATATAGTTTGTGACGGTGAGCTTCATGTTTGACTATTGATGGTAGAACTATGCATCCGAAATCAATTTTTCTATCCTGAAAACCGCAGAAGAATATACCATTGCAGAAACTTCCACAAGCTTCACAGTAGAAAGACTTGTATGGTTCATTGTCTTTACCTGCAAGAAGAGTAATACCTGGCCAAAGGTGGTGCTTAATCTCTTTGGGAGACTCTACACACATCTTGTGCAGAAAGTATTGACAAGGAACACAACCAAAGAATACCATATGTGATGACCCTTCTCAATTGCCTGCTTTCTGCTTGATAATtcttatattataatattttgcTTCATTTTGTGGTTTGTTAAATGTTACCTCATTCTGTGTATGTAGTCTGGTTTGCTAAAATTATAATTAAGGGCTAAAAGGGACATTTATTAATACTTTAAGGGTTAAGAGGTATATATATTTGTAAGGGTATTGATGGAATAAAAAATAGGGAAAAGGGTTAATAGGTATGTTTTTTATACCCAAGTGGCGAAAAAGAACGCTTTTAAAGTTTAAGGGTCTATCAGTACACTGGTTTATACTTGACGGGTTAAAAGGTCATTAAGCCTTATATGTAACAATGTTAGCTGAAATACCAGAACCAATGATAAAGAAAACCCCTCGTTAAGATGGTGCATAGAGTCTGATGAAACAACAAAGAGGCTGTTTTGAGTGATTGATCCTAAAAGAATGGAAACATAGCCTTGTTGCGGATCCTATTTGATTACTTAAGACCAAAATCTAACAAGCGCCCCAGATTTATTTACGCACTCCTGGCATTTTGCAAAATCTCTAACTTTTTAGCACGTCTAGTTCTATTTTCGTGATCtgttatatatgtatattctgCTCTGACATATAGCATTTGGGAATTGGTAGAGACTAAGATGTTTTCTTATTCTGGTTTGCAAGAGATTCTAGGACTTTCAATTACACATCCTGTATTATGATAAAGAAACAGTATACTGATAGAGTATAGAAATATCCTCAATTATCTTTAATTACTGTGTTATGATAAAGAAACAGTATATCGATAGAGTTCATTCTGGTTTGCAAGAATGTGTTGGTTTGTAAGAACTCTTATTCTGTAATGTAGGGAAAATGTGAATAGTCGTAAATTAAGAGGAGATTAAGggaataattaaatattatatgcATTTACTTATATTACGTTAAGTTTTTTGCAAATATACGAGATTGTCAAAATGTTTTGGACAACTTAAGTTAATGTTATTCGGTAAGACTTGCCCTTTTGACtcaaaattttgaatattattctTGACCTGGCTCCCTCTATATAGAATTTCTGCAGTTGTGTTTTTCCGCAGATTTTACCTATATAATTCATCATAATTCATTTTTTTACAACAAATGAATGAAACTGACTCGCAACATACATAATGAGCAATTCAGATGTGCCACCTTAAATAATTAAGCAGGGTTGCAAAATATGAGATTAAAATCTGTAAAGCATCAAAATAAACAATCTTAAAACTAGAATTCTACTATTTCCAGGTAAAGTGTACTAAGGTCTAAGGCAGGGTGTGAAAACaattaaattatttattcattGGCTCAAAAGGGGCTGCTTTGGTTGGTGATGCAGCTCACATGGACGGTGAGATTTCTTTACAGTAGTTTGTTTTCTTTGCTTGGTTTAAGAACTCTAATGTTTATACGCTATTAATTATAGGGTTTACAAAGAAGCTTAATTTCCCTTTCTTGTGGTTTTAAATTGTTGTGATATTTGGTTTCTTGTGGAGTGGAATGTTCAGGGAAACTTTCCAGATATTCTTAGAAATGGCGGTGAAAGATATTGTATCTAGAAATCGCATAATATCAGAATATATTGATACTTGGACTTCTAAATTTGCTCTAGTAAAGAATCTTGTTGTGTGTACTTCAATTGTTATAGCAATAATGAACACATTGTTGGAGGGGAAGCCATTGGTTGGAACAAAGTGGTACGAAAATGAGACAACTGAGGCAGGCACTTTGAAAAGAAGCAACTGAATTTAGCTCAAGAAGTTGCACAATCAGTGGACACTACTCCCACAGATGAGACTCTGCTGGAAGCCTGCAGCATTCTTCCGGAAATTACAGGCCCCAGATACTCATCCTAAGGAAATTAGCACAAGTTGTATTAGAAAGACAAAATTCTGATGCAGCCTTTATGGTTCTACGGTGGTCTGGGCGTGATGGAGGTGCAGAGTTAGTCTCATTTATGTACCAGAGAATGCTGCTATTCCAAAGTTAAGAGGAATTCTGTTAATGTCTTGAAAGATGATTCTTAAACTTGGATGAACTGTGTGCAGAATTAATGGTGGCAGCATAGCTAATAAGATGGGATTTTCTCCCCCACCATATAGAGATGCTCAATCATCAGCCAGTTATCATACTGCGACTACCAAACCTTGGGACAGGCAAATTATAAACAATGATCATCAGCTTAACAGTGTTAGCAAGGGCACCTGAAATTATGGTCATAAGTTTCTAGACGAAATGTCGAATGAGCAACATATGCTAGAGAATACATATGTAAACCCTCTCGTTTTATTATCTTACATTTCCTGGTTTTGCAGCTGATAGCCTTGCAGATTTTCCCACACTTTAAGAAGAAGGCCAAAGTGGTGCATCATCAGCACCGTTTGGCACCGTTTAATAGCTTGTAGACTTAATTAtttcatatttttaaattttttcacCTCTTATGTCTTGCAATTTAGCCATATTCTTCTTTTCTGCAGTTGGGTATATGCCCTTCGGTAGGTGTATTATTTGCTGTTGAATTGCCTAAACTTTATCTATTATTGTTGTTTTTTTCCAAATGCTTATGCCTGATTTACCTACAACAGAATTGCTCTGACTTGGATATACTATACTATGTTATTATAAGCTTACCAAAAGATCTTATAGAAGAACCATGTGTACCGCTAAATATGTGAATCATGGAACTTTTTATTGTAGAATGCCTTTCTTTGTGCTTGATACATTGATATAAATTCCTGTGACAGGTGTTGGAGGATAATCTTGATTGGGAAGACATCGAGTGGTCACAAACCAGAGTTTGGATAGCTGGAAAAAAATACTCCCTCCATCTTTTTcatttctttacactttcctttttgggatgtcctATCCATttttttacatttcaaaacttgCCAAAAATAGTCAATGGGTCCCTCCATTTTCTCACTTTTCCTtccttttcacactacttttaccccactatctcccttttatacattaaaaattaatgggtcccaccacttcacccacttttctttccctttttcactattttatacatatttcttaatcTCCGTACCCAATCATTTTGATAACAAATCaaaaggacggagggagtatcatCTTGCTCGGGTGCACTTTCTTTCTCCAAACTAGTGAGGCTTCATCATAATCTCAAAATATTTCACAAAATGACTCAAAGTGTATTATCAGTGCAAAGAAGTGTTTATGGACTTAAATATAATATTTCTCAATCATGCATATTGTGTTAAAACAACACAATCATGCATAAGTTCAAGATGAACTTGTGGTTGCGACCTTGTATAATTTACTCAATCATGTGTATTGTGTTAAACTATTTTGCTGGTCTGAGGACAAAGATGTTACATTAAGTTATCGAAACTGGCATATCAGCCGCCAAAATTGGCATTCAACGACTTATAATTATTTGTATGTCTTGATTGTGTACTTTGAGCAAATTATGTTGTATATGTTTTTAGCATATACAAAATAATATAAGAAAGTTTTAGCATATACAAAATATATAAGAAAGTTGATTTGTGTTCAATATAGATCAATCCATATACAGAATGTTAAGCTTAAACCATTTGAAGCAATTTTGTGGCCTTCAGAAACAATAAAcatataaaacaacaaaaatcatTTCATATGTCATATGCGAAACTATAAACAGAAGTCAATATCAGTGGAACTTGCTGCACCTGTACTACTAAATTCATACTAGAATATTAAATAGGAAGAAACTAACATATATTGTATTCAACTAAGAAAAGTCGGTAGAAACAAGATAAGCTATTGATATTAGTAGTTCATACAAAATACTCTAAATTCTTTTCATAACACTTTAAATGTCTCAACTGTCAAATCTCAAACTAGACAGAAAGCAAATGCTTACTCCTTTAGTGAAGTGATCAATCGCACAGGGTGACCAAATGGACGAGTGTGACCAAAAACACGAGTTTGGTCAGCTTCAACACCAGAAAGACACCGGATTTTATCCTTTTTGTGATCATAATAGTAGATCTTATCAAATTCAAAGAATACAATCTCATCACCGTAATTGAAACCCTGTTACAGGATGTGAAATCGTCTAAATCATTCGAATGGACCAGTTTGATGCATCTTAATCCAAACACCACATCCCTTTTCGTTGTCCAAAGAATATACATCGAGCTTACCAGTTGGAGATGGTTCATATGCCAACAAagcaagaagatcttgcatatTCAGGAATTTAAATACCTTTCCACGTTCACGACTTCGTGCATCATGAGAGAAACACCTTGAACTTGTTACTTTTAGCATCAAACTTGAGGGTAGCCAATAATTTAACAAAGTTGTTAAATCGTTGTACGATTTTATCCGTAAGTTCCTAAATGATATTTATGTGAGGGGAGAAAATATACggagaaaaataaaaaatattggTGGATATAAAGATTCCCGGAAGGACGATTGCCCAAGACGGACGGAAAGGTATGAAAGTTCAAAGCCCATCACTGATCGAAGGGATGGttgaaaggaaggaagaaaggttACTGATTGGGGGTTGAGTGACGTAGAGATTGAGATGTGGATGTGTTCACTCCCTTGGATGCGCTGATCTCCAAAATTCTCCACGAGATCAAGGACAAACCGGGTTTCGTTCGGCACGAAAAGATGAAGACTCCGAATCATAAGAAGAATCCCGACAAATACTGTGACTATCACAGAGACAATGGGTACAA carries:
- the LOC141692118 gene encoding glutathione S-transferase T3-like → MERSFISLLNEECSFSQFEEVIFSQEIPESQPQAEVPKQKKGKRSKKILIEEDMLLISGWLNISMDPVQGSDQTHTSYWNRIWKCFEENKGGITSERTANSLCNRWCTINEKVAKFIGFYNQICGRNQSGSNEQDKVDQAIEMYERIMKEKFMFMRHWNSLRFSPKYQASLAKKNKPTKDRETSSPSVDSQHPTGLESDEMMERPVGRKAAKKLKRAINETKDEEGLELLKTMQKDALAIASSRSEAVQMSLQLQKEMMHLQKEELQLRLAKEERERQKEDRERQIYEASIMAMDTSKMLPDQAKYYDALKARIMRNIS